From the genome of Prionailurus bengalensis isolate Pbe53 chromosome D1, Fcat_Pben_1.1_paternal_pri, whole genome shotgun sequence:
AGCACATTGTCATCAAAGCTGCTGAAAGGCGGCACCGTGTCAGGGCTGAAATACGACCACTCGTGTGAGCTGTACCGAATGTCCACGTTCTCGGCCTTCCCCGCCGGCGCCCCCGTCTCGGAGCGGAGCCTGGCCCGGGCCGGGTTCTACTACACGGGCCGGAAGGACAGGGTCCGGTGCTTCTGCTGCGGCCTGACGCTGGACAACTGGAAGCAGGGGGACAGTCCCCTGGAGAAGCATCGGAGGCTGTACCCCAGCTGCAGCTTCATCCAGAGTCTAAATCCGGTGAGCACTTCCGGGGCCCCCTCTCAGCCCACCTGTCCTTCCTCAGGGACGAGCTCCAGGCTCTTGCCGCCTCCCGGCGTGGAAAACGGGGGCTGTCCTAGCCGCTCCTGCGCCACCTTCCCGCAGAACCCTGGGACCTTCAGAGCAAACCAAGGTCTCTGTCCCCGGAGGACGAGTCCCCACCACCGTGCGATGGAGGCCGAGGAAGCCAGATTGCACTCGTTCAAGAGCTGGCCCTTGACCTTCCCGCTGCCGGAGCAGCTGGCCAGAGCTGGATTTTACTACCTGGGCCCTGGGGACAAGGTGGCCTGCTTCGCCTGCGGCGGGAGACTGAGTAACTGGGAGCCGGACGACGACGCCCTGTCAGAGCACCTGAGACACTTCCCCTTCTGCCCGTTCGCAGAAAGCCGGCTTCAGGACACCTTGCGGTGCGCCGTGTCCAACCGGAGCATGCAGACGCACGCGGCCCGCTCCCGAAGCTTCTGCAGCTGGCCCCCCAGCGTGCCTGTTCTCCCCGAGCAGCTGGCCCTGGCTGGCTTCTACTACATGGGTGAGGGGCCTCGTGCGGTCGCGGGAGAACGGCCCGCGTGTTGTGCCTTAGCTCCTTGTAGTGGGCACCTTGTGTGTATTCACGAGTCTTGGTCCAAAATTCGTTTCAGGGCACAGTGATGAcgtcaaatgcttttgctgcgACGGTGGACTGCGCTGCTGGGAATCAGGAGACGACCCGTGGGTGGAGCACGCCAAGTGGTTTCCAAGGTGATTGTTTTGAAACCCTCCGTGCGAACGTTTGTCATCGTTATGGGACGGGTTATTTGTGTTTACCTGACAGTCGGCTGTTGCTTtagtctttctttcaaaaatgcacTCGTGAATAAATTTAGGATGAATTGCTTAGAAAAATAACTTAACCGTTTTGACGGAAGATACAGGTTTATGGTTTCCTGTGTACACACCTCGTAGAgaagtacagagaagaaaatgtaaaagtccAGCAACCTCATTATCTAAAGAGGACCATAGTGAGCATTTTAGTGAATATCCCTCCAGACACCTCTTGAAACATACGTACATTGGTAGATGAACGTATACAGTATTAAGTGAATTAGATATTATATATACCGTTTTGAAACCTTTTTTCAGTTAGCCTCATGTCTTGGacatatttccatttattcagcaTTTCATGTTAATTGATCATCTGTTGCCAGGCAGTGTTCCAGGGGGTTAAAATACTCAGTTGAACAAACCCAAGATCCTTGGTCTCACACATTAACTTAATAGCCAGAGAAGCAGACACttcataaaaacttaataaattatgTAGCATGTCGGAAGATAGTAAGTGCTACAGACAACGAGAGAAAACAGGATGGTGAGAAAAATCAGAAGCACCAAGCAGGTTGGAGTATTAAATAGGGTGATCCGGGTCAATATAGACACATCTCTCCTTCTTTGATCACTACAGAACATTTCCTTGTCAGTTCCTACACTTACTTTTGATTATTGCATGCTTATTTGTGCTCTTGCTTTGAAATTGAAGTCAAGAGGCTTCCGATGGTATTGTTCACGGTCAAAACTTCTAGTGTTTCTAAGAAGTACTCCTAGCTTTCCATTGCGGGAACTTTGAGAATATATAAAGACAAGGATGAATCTGGGTTCCTTTTATACTTGGGTGACAGTGGGTGTGTGTGATCTAGGAACCGCTGACTTGGGACCATCTGTCTTGTTAGAAAATGTGTTCACCTTCCTCATTATTCCTCTCTTGTTCTGCTTcgtgtatttttaacttttaaacatgCAGGGTTTATGAgagagcagcattatttattagagaactttctccctgtctcttgaCTCTGTTCTCAGTGTTCAGAGTGTATTTGGCAATCTGTGAAATTTTGAAGAGCACAGCCGGGAGCTCCCAGTGGAGACTGAGAGCCCCATGAGCCTTGTAGCTTCAGCGTCGGTGAGGCACTGTGTGCAGTCTCTCACGGCATCTTGCCTCTTCCCGTGTGTGAAATGAATGTTAAGTGCTGATATGTACGTTTATGTTCACTGGAAATACTTAGCTGCCTACAAATAATGGGGTTAAAACAACCCCCCAGACTTAACTTTGTTCGTATTTCAGGTGTGAGTATTTGATACGAATCAAAGGACACGAGTTCATCAGTCAGATTCAAGCCAGTCACCCCTGTCTCCTTGAACAGGTATGGGTGGCTTTTACAAATCATTGGTCAACAACAGATAAATTATCTTCTGCTAATCACAGAGAGGAGTACTTAGCGAACAGACAAAGAGTTGCTTTAAAAAtacgtttcattttttttttataatacccAACATGATCTTAAAGCTAGTCTTTGCATACAGATGGCGATTTAGAGAcctacagaaaaataatatttaaggtATGGCTCTGAGTATTTCTGTAACAAGGTTTCAGTAAGTTAAattatttgagggaaaaaattgGCATGTAATAGTTTTACTATACAGTTTTTTCTTGAAAAGATGTGAGAATGAGAATTGTACTggtccttctcctcttcctggaaTGAGATTGCTGGGAAGAGGGCAGAGCAGGAGGACCCTCAGCTCACCTCGTCCACGCCGGATACAGCTAGAGAACAGCCACATCagtaaataacccagaaagtgGCCTGAAGACTGGCCACACAGACTCTACAACTAAATATGGAGAAAAGGCCACATGGAAGAtggcaggaagggcagggacGCAGTGGGCAGCTCAGTGGACTACAGGCCATCTgcgggagagagggagccacaggtgcagagaagggggagagaaacagaccctcACAGCAGGGATCCCACGTGGGCAAGAGAATCCCCGtgacatctggctttgaaaaccagaagggctgaattttgtgagttcttacaaccatCAGGACTAaaaacctggaattttaaaaattggcacgCTCAGCTCTGGAACGGCCAATAggtaagaggaaactgagtccccaccattcgacagcacaacaaacagcccgcGGAGATAGAGAGTACTAAGCAGCAGTTTGGGGCCTGTGGGAGGCAGAAGTGTTTACTCCTTTCAGACTTCACTGAGGGACTTCTCTAGGAACCaaggagctggcaggcaccatttccttACTCTGTCCCTCAGCATAAGCACGtggccacctgtgggaaccagggCAGCGCCTACACTTGCTACCTGACTTGCTTAAATCACACCACCCCCTCTGCTGGGCCCACCCCAGTCCCCGTGCTGTGGGTCCCCTGCAACCAGAAGATTAGCATGAACCTTGCTAACACCACGTTTTGCGCTTTGTGGATCCATCTCATCCAACATGCTCTTGGCCGGAGCTCATCCAAACCGGGGCTGCAAGCCTGGCGGGGCGCAAGCAGCCCCGACGAGGGCCAGTGCCACTCCAAGATGAGTCCCgccccagggggaggggaagacaaccACAGATACCGGTCCCAACTGGCTGCGgtagtgggtgggggtggagggggcagacatctggtctgacggCAGGCCCTGCTCACCAACAAACTTCTCAGGGAGCAACAAGCACAAGGCcggtgctactgcatctctggcgAACCCCTGCTCTGACTCAACTCAAACCCAAggt
Proteins encoded in this window:
- the LOC122482885 gene encoding baculoviral IAP repeat-containing protein 3-like, producing the protein MHKATSPEKGWSLCHPVRFVMNVGANSTLSSKLLKGGTVSGLKYDHSCELYRMSTFSAFPAGAPVSERSLARAGFYYTGRKDRVRCFCCGLTLDNWKQGDSPLEKHRRLYPSCSFIQSLNPVSTSGAPSQPTCPSSGTSSRLLPPPGVENGGCPSRSCATFPQNPGTFRANQGLCPRRTSPHHRAMEAEEARLHSFKSWPLTFPLPEQLARAGFYYLGPGDKVACFACGGRLSNWEPDDDALSEHLRHFPFCPFAESRLQDTLRCAVSNRSMQTHAARSRSFCSWPPSVPVLPEQLALAGFYYMGHSDDVKCFCCDGGLRCWESGDDPWVEHAKWFPRCEYLIRIKGHEFISQIQASHPCLLEQLLSTSDNTEDENAESPIVRFGPGESSSEDAVMMNTPVVKAALEMGFGRNLVKQTVQSKILTSGENYKTVSDIVSDLLNAEDEIREEEKERATEEKESDDVSLIRKNRMALFQHLTSVLPILDGLRTARVITEQEHSVITQKAQTSLQARLLIDAVLVKGSFAVTIFKNCLLEMDPVLYKRFFVQQDLKYVPTEDVSGLPVEEQLRRLQEERTCKVCLDREVSIVFIPCGHLVVCQDCAPPLRKCPICRGPIKGTVRTFLS